The genomic DNA ccaaaaaaactccacgcacacacacacatacagcgCAACACATTCTCCAAAACCGGTACtaacacattcatgtacaatcaTCACACGGTCCTCACCATCCGAATCCAAACCACATCACACGTTATAACATATATATGACCATCATGtcatgtaccggtacatgttGGGCAAGCTAGTTACCTACCTCCATGGTCGAATGGTAATGGCTTGCTTGATGGGCTCGAACTACAGTGAGGAGGAACTCACAGCTCTCCTTCTTGCTTGGGCCGAGCCCGAAACACAACAAGAACTAAACGGTCTTGCCAGAACCAAGACCGTGTACGACAAGATATCAGATAAAATTGCAGCAGTGGGATTCCCCAGAAGGGCTGGACAAGCCTGTAGGGACAAGATCAACAGAATAAAGGTAAATTCTATATTCATTTCCACCTGATTTTTATTGTGTAGCCTAGATGTTCGacctcatcatcatcaacagaGGAAGAGGTATTTCAGTGGACATATATCTCCCCCTATTCCATCATTTGCCTCCAAGTAGCCTCCATCTACTGAGAGTTTTCTGCAGGAGCTGTCCCCATACACTCCAGCAACTAGAAGCCTCATCGAGCAGATGACACGTGACCAGGCCGACAATGAAAACTGGAACTCTTATCAGCATGGCAGGATCACTGGCTCCAATGCTCATGCTGTCCTCACCAGAGGAAGGAAGATGGATAGAGCAGGAGGTGAAGCTGAAGAAGCAGCAGAAGTGTTGAACCTTGTACGCCAAATACTTGGTCAAAGCAAAGTACCATCAGGGATTCCAGCATTTAAGTAAGGAAGAAAAACGGAGGGAGAGGCCAAgacttgatactgacatgttaagggtagcaattattccccatTTTCCAAAAAAGTGGTTAGTGCTCTTTctttatgctagaaaagtgaatttttgttgaattccctttatattttctttgttgttgtccACACGTACGTCACAATCTCTAGCAGTCTCCTcttccagcagttccaacaccaaaactttaaaaattcataacttttgcatttaaatgttcaatattcctcaaactttcaatgatgtgtctAACGCACTGCTTTAGAACACTCAATCCACACTTTTCTTTGGGTTTAAGTTCTCTTTAAGCCCTCTTTAAGCCACCAGTGTTATACAATTTTGGGCGAACACAGATTGTCCAAGGACTAAAAGGGCTgagcaaaacaaaagcaattgCCGTCTTGAAATCCCAGGTTTCATTTTGGACGGTACTCCTTGAAGTGAAGACAgggaagaattttttttttttttacaaaggtATCAGTGGAAGAATTTCAGAGACAACTGTGCATCATAGCAAATGAGGAGATTCCTgagtaaaaagaaatcattcttTAACATTATTGTGAACCCTGCCTGTGTAGTAggtctgcattcaatcaaaaaTGGAAAACAGAAAATGGTGACTCAATGTGCAGAGGACATGTTGCCGACTTGATTGAAAGAGAGGATGGAGATGATGAGTACGCCTGTGATTTTGAAGGAGAAATAATGTGCTATCAAACTGTAGCCGAAGTGGTTGCAGATGTTGCAGAAGGGGACATGATGTTTATGCTTGAGACTGCCTGTACCATGTAATCACAAACTGCCAAGGCGTCCCTGGTAAGCAGAACAAAGTAACAAACTGGTTACACGTTTATCAAAGTACAATGCAACTTGGCAGTTTCTTTTATTCTGTTTACATATACTTCAATTTTTATAGGGGCTTTCACATACATTGGTCAAAGCATCCATTAACTCCCACAACCAGTGAGTTCCATGGATATTGCCAAGAAATATGAGGACCcttttaaaaacaaatcttttggGCTGTTTCCTGCAGAGTTCTTCAGAGTTGCATTTCTATAAGACATTTACTTGCTATATGAGTGAATCTGGGAAGTTTTTTTATGGGTGTGTTCAAAGAGTTGGGACAGTCTGGACTCACTTATTAAATCCTCAGAGTTGCATTTCTATAAGACATTTACTTGCTATATGAGTGAATCTGGGAAGTTTTTTTATGGGTGTGTTCAAAGAGTTGGGACAGTCTGGACTCATGCAATGTGTACAACTTGTTTCCTAATGTTTCTTTTACAGATGTAACATTGGGTGATTATTTTTCATGATGTTGATTGTTATGTAgtgcataaaatgaaaataaaagatgatGTTAGGTCAAAAATAATTAtccatatttgtttttgtactgGTGTCTCTGACTCATTCTCGTGTCACTTGTGTGAAATCAGAAGAGGCTAACTTTACAATGGAAATACAATCATGAATATAGTTACTCATACAAAATTATAACTCAACAAAAGAATGTCAGGTCATGTTTTAAACTGACAGTAAAATAAAAGTTGTATTGAAAGGATCAATCTTTTAAAAAGTTTACAAAGATGTTTACGATGAAGTACGGTATGGGAAGGAACTCGAGGGTGAAGCCCAAGAGGCTTACAAAGACTGTacatgaaaatgcaaagaaGTGTTCACTGGCATCTTAAAGTTACACAAGGTGGACTTTCTGTTCACAAAGATAAAGTTTTTCTTGGAGCAAGTCAATGACTCATGTGGCTGCAATTCGTCACAAGTAACAAAACGCAAGTGCCGTGATGTTTGTGCTGGCTCATGTGACAGTGACATGGAGACATGTTGTAAAATACAACAAATATTAAACGTGCAATCACAAGACGTCTGTTGAGAGCACTCTCTCATTAAAAGAGCTGACTGTGCAAGTGCCATCATGTGAGAAATTACAAAAACTAGAAAGAATGTTAGCAGGGTTCAGAGACTCACTGCAATCAGAAAACCCTGACCATCTCTACAGTGGAAAAGATATTGCCAGAGGACTCCCCCAATCAACAATAACTTCAATCATAGCGGATATCAATGTAGTTCTGCCAAAGAACGAGTTTTTCAGACAGTACTGCTGTCTGAACGTTAAGGTGGGTGCTAAATGCTGGGAGATGTACACCAGTGTCCTGGAGAGAACTgaaagtacatacatgtacatgtcctCTGAAACTGAATTGGAAccaattctttaaaaaattcaGAAGAAATTGAAGAATGGTCAGAGGAGATGAATGTGCTGGCACTGTTCTATCTGCAAAGTGATAGTGATGCAATTGCATTCTATCTTGTATAAAGTTGtgaatctttctttttctaagtGTACATCTGTGATATTCACACTCAGGGAACAGGCATGGATACGCTGGACAAGTAAAGCAGGCAATGGCGTTTCATCCCCCACAAAGAGAAAGTGCTGGCCCTTGTTCATGGGGAGGTCAGGCATGTTTTAGCAACTTCACAAGTTACAGCAGAGGTGTGAGCATTTTCATTAAACCTGGCATGACAACTACAGATTTTTGCAGATTGAAGATGATGACAGGAGATCAGGTGttattgaattgatttatttgtgtGAATATCTATGGTCGTGATAAGGATTCACCTGATTTCTTTTCTGACTTGTTTGGCCAAATTGAAGATGTTGGAACCACACTTGATTATAGCTGGAGATTTAAATATCACTCCAGGACCtttaagccctttttacacttgtgtttcttaaccccgtacaTGTGtactaaggcccccccccccctcccccccccccaattagccccaccgttggtatgggactaagcaaaaatttgcaagtgtaaaaagccctttagattACTTGGGTACTGCTGGTACcattcaaacaaaaatgcaaaaagaatgATCAATACATATGGATTGAAGAATTCAATTTAGCAGATGTTTGGAGAAAGCTTAATCCAAATGATTTTATGTATTCGGTCGCAAAAgttcacttgagccttcggctcagccTCAagagaggtaaaaaaaaaaaaaaaaaaaaaaaaaaaacaattccctGCAAAAGGAAAGTTTGTTCACTGATTGAAGGTGATACATTATTTGATACTGAGGAAGCTATATGATACCTGAAATTATAGTCAAAGAAGTGGTGTTAAAGAGGAAACAGATGCTATAAGAAGATCTCAGAGTTGTATTTCGTTACTCAGAGTGTACCAGGAATGGATACTCTCAAGCCAATACATGCAGTAAGTGGTCAGGGTAAGTGGACAAGACAGACCCAGTGATACTGGTCATGCTGGTGGTCATCGTAAAGGATTTCTCCCTTTATCCGCAAGAAAGCTGTGCAAACAAAGCATGTGCAGTGTACATTACTCCgtgcatttcattttgtctatgGATATACACCGATAGGCTAATAAAATAACCAAGAATTACAAGTTTGCTGTAGTAGAAACCATCGTTGTAAAAAGGTAGCGCAGAATGCTGAACTCTTTTTGGTTAACATAAACTTGAAGCTTCCTGCATTCTAATAAGAAATGTCAAGTGCCAGGCAAAGTtaaaatttatttccatcatatgTTTAAAAACACCATTATGAATGCTGTTTATTACACATCCATGAAAAACATCAAATAACATCCTGTGATGAATATGCTTTACAAGTTCAAAGAACTCTCATTTTTCTCTTGTATATTATATGTAAATTCAAACAGTACATGAACTGCAGTCCAATGTGTTTCTATTATATATCTGTCATAACATCCAGTAAGTTAATCATAGCACTTTGTGACAAGATTTGGCAGGATGTGAATGATCAAAGAAGAGGCTGCTTTAGCGTGAGCAGAAAGAGAATGTGGTAAGGAACATCCTCAATATGTACAGGGAGACCCACAGTAACGGTCCCTTTAGCTGGTGTGCTGCCAAATATATGATATCTTGACTATCTCATGCAAGTCCTTTAAACGACTCCACACATGGCAAGAGACATGTGAATAGTGTCTTGAATAGTAAGGCAACATTGTCATGTCATCTCATGCCAATATTCAGAGCCATCTACTCAGTTGTACATTGCGTTGAAATATCCAGCATGCAGACATTTGAAATCACAAGAGTACTGTACCTCCAAAGACACAAGAAAGACATCAGAAAAACACCAGAACTCACaatgcaaaataacaacaataataacagtaataataataaaaaattataataattataaccaCAACAATAACACTATTACTACtgataatgaaaaataacaacattaataatgaaaaaaattaaaaaacccTTTCTTGACCTGGTTGCAAAAGACATGACATCATATGTTCTTCACTGAGTTATGACATACTTGTACTTGGTGCCCAGAGTCCCTTATTAATATCTCTCAGCACAGGTTGCAGAAAGATCTATCAAAGGGGACACTAGAAcattcacttaaaaaaaaaagaggaaaagggtACCCATTACACACATTGAGAATGTGCCTGGCATATCCAACAATCCTGAAGCTACAGCGTTAGCTCAGAGACTGAAAACTGTACCCAACCCATGCCTAGGATAGGTATACTgttacgccatatatttcggatgtaaattttcgcgaatcgggaattcctgacgatttcgcgagtggttaaattcgcgatcgtggattCCTATATTGAACGAAAaaatgtacacgcgtacatCAAATTCACATCGAGAATAGAGtcgatattttcgcgtgtctttaatttcgcgaatagcacccgactagcgaaattcgcgaaaataaaaacctcgcgaaatattcggcgtatacagtatgtatgatAGAAATGTTCAGTAGGCTAGAGTTGCCTGATGATACTGAGCGGGGACGAGTCTACACTTGCcctatttttttaatcttgcaCTAAATGACTACTCCATATATCATGCCATGTTTTACGGTATGGAGAAGCAATTACACATTACACTCATTTAAAAGCATTAAGTACCATCTTTACAGTGAAAGCACAAACATAGTCCCTATTCCTTCATACTGGTAAACCATACACAAgtagaacaacaaaaaaaaaaacaacaacaatgcataGATCTACGAGTAGAAAAATTACAAAAGATGTGGGGATGTTTAGCTGGGAGCTTGACTCTCTCCTTGAAACCCCAACATTGCAGAGAAGGGGGCTCTACAAAATGAATTCAGAGGATGTTTATCACCAGTTTCTAACAAACTCGCTTGGTGACATCTCCACAAATGTACAAATGCTTAATCATCACGTCTCTttgatttttccccctttatttGAATTATAATGTATGACAATGATCAAAGGCCGGTTTTCCTTGCTTTcaaaaatgatatactgtacaAGCACTAGAGTggccatgaatatcatttatatgTAAATCTTATAACAAAATGGTCGGAAagcatgtatgaaagaaaacaaaatatgcatagaaaacAAGAAACAATCTCAGAACACAAGGCATACAGCTTGTAAAATGAACAGttctttcaagaaaaaaaaaacccaattaTTCTGAAAGGGACTTTAACAGACATTGACAAAACAATCCCCACAGCTGCTGATCATGTAGGACATCTACAAGTGTGAGATACATTTCCAGATTTTCAAGTGGGACAACATGGTACATGACTTTAATAGTGTGAAGAAAATCattatcacacattgtgaacatgAAGAACTGATGACCTACAAAGGGATCATGTTCTTTTTCTACTCCTGTATGTATAAttgatatctttcttttctttataaatTCTAATATACACTCAGACAAAATCTAATAAGTATCAAAAATATATCTCCAAAAAGTTTCAACATTCTCTCCCACTATTGCACCAGAACTTATATCATCCgaatataaaacaaacacataaaaaaagaaaaggttttTGTTACCTCGATTGCAAAAGATATTTCAAATATACCTTCCTGAGTTATTGCATCCCTGGAACGTAGATATTCCCATTGAAAACACACAGTCAGAGACTGTTTTGAAACAGGTCTTTTACGATCATTTCTGAGGCACACAACCTCAAATTACGACAGATGGTTTACCTATCTTTCACACACAATTTTGCCCTCTAATTGCAAAGTGCTGCATACCTGTTGCTTGACATccatccatcatcatcatcatcatcattatcagaacCCAAACCTGATCTTGGTTCCACCTCAGCATCCCAATCTTCTCCTCTCCCAACATCGACTGCACAAGCTCCTGTTGATTCACCGGTAGACCTCTGCCGATTACGCTTGTGGGATCTTCCGGTCTTCCTGTTTGTGATGATGCTGACCCGGGCTTCCTCTCTGGCGTGTGCTGACAGAAACTGTCGCATGGATTCGTAGACCTGGAGTGCTCGAGGGGCGTTCCGGAAGAAGTTGCTGGGTATCCAGTGCTGGAGACTCGTCTTGCCTTGCACACCTTTGAGGACAGAGTACAAATTGTGCATGTTCAGGCCACTGAAGAGCACTGAGATATCAGTGCATGGCGGCAGTGGCATCTGGAGTAATTCGTTGAGATGGAAGGCATACAAGACACAGTGCTGCCACTGGGCAAATCCATGAGAAATGACAGGGTCAGGCTTACTCACGCGGACTCGCTTAGGATTGAGATTGATGTTTGCCGTCACCACTTCCGCTTCGATCTTGAACCGCTCGGACTCTGTTTCACTGTCGGCTGTAGGTGACGATGCACGCCCGCCTCTTCTTCTATGCCTCCTGCTCTGCCTCTGTGCAAAGAGCTGGAGCCACCCAATGAGCAGGACAGAAATGTGAAGTTCAGTTAGTCTGCTTTCCCCAGAATTGATCCAGTACAATGTTGCAAGAAGAGCTAACTGAAAGTCAGAATGGAAGGAGTCCAAGTCCTCACTCCTGCAAAGGCCTGGGGAGAGTACTCTGATCAGGAGGTGACGCTTTGCTTCCTGTGGCAGCACAGGTATCTGAGACAAGGACGGCACCCTCCCATATCCATCCAGGTCGACCACAGGAGAGACCTTCAAGCGCTGAAATCCATCCCCATTTCGAATGTAAACAATGCAGTTTGCCATTTGACCTGGCTTCTTCCTCTGAAGCTTGTCTGCCAGGATCATGCCACTGAGCACTGCACACAGAAACTTTGCTGGCAGCCATGCACTTGACAACTTGTGATTCTCCACCTGGACGCCAGAGAAGAGGTACTGCTTGCTCAAGATGTTC from Diadema setosum chromosome 9, eeDiaSeto1, whole genome shotgun sequence includes the following:
- the LOC140233172 gene encoding single-strand DNA endonuclease ASTE1-like, encoding MGIRGLTTLVNRHERKLLQSLCLHNTALVVDGFGLLYYILEETQGADPLSHGGEYELLRSKMTFFFQNMRKCQCRPYVVFDGSFDLDDKKHKTQLERFQQGIRVTRDVHKGCNCMVLPPLALHLMKQVMTELGVCFAFSQFEADREIASLANHWQCPVLGKDSDFYVMDLAGGYIPLTHLRWKNAEQSGHGRFHIPGQIYHLQSFCTFFRVQKDLMPLFATLAGNDYVDPSILNTFISQVYGVHECNSSKRQSQLQHLLDWIGDKGSCSEALDEVWRHIPDKTKIESLVTASMDMYQAKSETTCLKSYFEGGHQQSSELLPSPLCTLIDAPVWVAEAHQSGQMANLCVNILSKQYLFSGVQVENHKLSSAWLPAKFLCAVLSGMILADKLQRKKPGQMANCIVYIRNGDGFQRLKVSPVVDLDGYGRVPSLSQIPVLPQEAKRHLLIRVLSPGLCRSEDLDSFHSDFQLALLATLYWINSGESRLTELHISVLLIGWLQLFAQRQSRRHRRRGGRASSPTADSETESERFKIEAEVVTANINLNPKRVRVSKPDPVISHGFAQWQHCVLYAFHLNELLQMPLPPCTDISVLFSGLNMHNLYSVLKGVQGKTSLQHWIPSNFFRNAPRALQVYESMRQFLSAHAREEARVSIITNRKTGRSHKRNRQRSTGESTGACAVDVGRGEDWDAEVEPRSGLGSDNDDDDDDGWMSSNRYAALCN